One genomic segment of Mytilus trossulus isolate FHL-02 chromosome 4, PNRI_Mtr1.1.1.hap1, whole genome shotgun sequence includes these proteins:
- the LOC134716188 gene encoding uncharacterized protein LOC134716188 isoform X2 encodes MRIPFYHICIIFFGKTFANSADPCENYDVITDDTRAVNLQLDLATTNPFSDDRLKTKWYRITNTVGEHMPTEPPGVFMCNTWYPIWLNGTIPTTNMTVVTEKVCMQTFYGICDRTWDISIMKCPGDFLVYELVVSPIIDSGYCFGFADVCPEGQSSENGMSPGCSDNFPNFVLRPTVVSDLAEGRRIRGASTLEPVFKCTFAEMTESLFFDIHWYINNNSVVAYKNIAKESWLNTHLRPHDWITTYSMNMLVKCSVRARLGQSAIPSPPIESEEIIAGVIPDLDLNSFVKVTEGEEVNINLRSTVPVGCISKSLQSQCDHTMYISQISSNSNSNRCINNVENGDLAFEREFCGITIPSIGWNNTLNLKVTGYVDNLYNEHKTRTAKIHFTSLRNNMDLSGAWNRINIPDIKVQITDADHKLTGKACLAFTLSNFVTIDGNEYSFQGAGEYVLYRHKSLPYSIHILKSAFTPSSTGICGIAVRSFNSLFVLRTCYTIGQYYTNENAWTIPLVQYKRCNENDMIYRETGSGYKINLPSGTEITFQYEKYWIKNILVKPSVLDDGKIDGLCGNIASEETVLPSWRVSDASQQLFIERPQIDSFMRPTQPYCTCNKEAGPTDDISKFNDIHCNLSEPIRVESCRQENQLDESIIDECTLSRNRRSVFANRKKRTLTDDKKEVIPLSYDTSFDPNYIPEEPLWENWSEIEAKAFCEDFISNMEIVRLCELHSSFNFETFTMACMKDIKHGGNTNFANWMVEIIKDYCYAELSRNETIMSMTAENGGRLYDELLNEFCPIGCRNQQNCVNGKCKMCDSNDNIGHDCLAKKSEGPKDILIPDRGACNIRQRTCLETDIYGEFKSTTLYCKLNRFKITENGIVQNITSIILPGKYNNVHSISCQIPSQRRKRSTTELAEGYIISISYDGEHFGDSVSFLIYDENCVTCEVSTLTCNVVNQYEECMPTSSTENPFITRTTNRVPGKKEKIGILNIISIGTAALCVCLLVIVAFWILHNKKKQKSNRKISYLDKTAENGIWNSENMFYRFFDDKRYVESESPPPYSSRRASLSSQNSAYLVGSLAEKKTPVGLFVIK; translated from the exons ATGAGGATACCATTTTACCAtatttgtattatctttttCGGAAAAACTTTTGCGAATTCAg caGACCCTTGTGAAAATTATGACGTGATTACTGATGATACAAGAGCTGTAAATTTGCAGTTGGATCTTGCAACGACAAACCCGTTCTCAGATGACCgactgaaaacaaaatggtataGGATTACCAATACAGTTGGCGAACATATGCCAACTGAACCACCAGGGGTCTTCATGTGCAACACATGGTATCCGATATGGTTAAATG GAACTATACCAACAACTAACATGACTGTTGTAACAGAAAAAGTATGTATGCAAACATTTTATGGTATTTGTGACAGAACATGGGACATCAGCATCATGAAATGTCCAGGAGATTTTCTGGTATACGAGCTAGTCGTGAGTCCTATCATCGACTCTGGTTATTGTTTTG gCTTTGCCGATGTTTGTCCTGAAGGACAGTCATCTGAGAATGGAATGTCCCCAGGCTGTTCAG ACAACTTCCCAAATTTTGTGCTAAGACCGACAGTAGTAAGTGACCTTGCAGAGGGTAGACGAATACGAGGCGCTTCAACCCTAGAGCCAGtgtttaaatgtacatttgCTGAAATGACGGAGAGTTTGTTCTTCGACATTCATTggtacataaataacaacagcgTAGTGGCATACAAGAACATTGCAAAAGAAAGCTGGTTGAATACTCATCTGAGGCCTCATGACTGGATAACCACATACTCTATGAATATGCTg GTAAAATGTAGTGTGCGGGCAAGGTTAGGACAAAGTGCAATACCAAGTCCTCCTATTGAAAGCGAAGAGATAATTGCAGGTGTAATT CCGGATTTAGATCTAAATTCATTTGTTAAAGTCACTGAGGGGGAGGAGGTAAATATCAACTTAAGATCAACAGTCCCAGTGGGCTGTATCAGTAAAAGTCTCCAGAGTCAATGCGATCATACCATGTACATAAGTCAAATTAGTTCCAATTCCAATTCAAACAGATGTATTAACAACGTTGAAAATGGTGATTTAGCGTTTGAAAGAGAGTTCTGTGGTATTACCATACCTAGTATTGGATGGAATAATACATTAAATCTTAAAGTAACTGGCTATGTGGACAACTTGTACAACGAACATAAAACAAGGACAGCGAAAATCCATTTTACATCTCTAAGGAATAATATGGACCTATCTGGTGCTTGGAATCGCATTAATATTCCAGATATAAAG GTTCAGATTACTGATGCTGACCACAAACTGACTGGAAAAGCTTGTTTAGCCTTTACCCTCTCCAACTTTGTTACGATTGATGGCAACGAGTATTCCTTTCAAGGAGCAGGAGAATATGTTCTTTACCGACACAAGTCTTTACCGTATTCg ATTCATATTCTAAAATCAGCATTTACGCCGAGTTCTACAGGTATCTGTGGAATAGCAGTTAGGAGTTTTAACTCACTTTTTGTACTCAGAACATGTTATACGATCGGTCAATACTACACAAATGAAAATGCTTGGACTATTCCCTTAGTTCAGTATAAACGATGCAATGAAAATGACATGATATATCGAGAAACTGGTTCAGGATATAAG atAAACTTGCCTAGTGGGACAGAAATTACGtttcagtatgaaaaatattgGATTAAAAATATTCTAGTTAAACCTTCAGTTCTAGACGACGGTAAGATTGATGGTCTCTGTGGGAACATCGCCAGTGAAGAAACTGTATTACCTTCATGGAG agTTTCGGATGCCTCGCAACAACTGTTTATTGAAAGGCCTCAGATTGATTCTTTTATGCGTCCTACTCAACCGTATTGCACATGTAATAAGGAAGCAGGTCCTACAGATGACATTTCAAAGTTTAACGACATTCACTGCAATTTGTCGGAACCTATTAGGGTAGAATCATGCCGACAAGAGAATCAACTAGATGAGTCAATTATTGACGAGTGCACACTTTCAAGAAACAGAAGAAGCGTTTTCGCAAATAGGAAGAAACGAACACTAACAGATGATAAAAAAGAGGTCATCCCTTTGTCGTATGACACTTCTTTTGACCCGAATTATATCCCAGAG GAACCTTTATGGGAAAATTGGTCAGAAATCGAGGCAAAAGCATTTTGTGAGGATTTTATAAGCAACATGGAAATAGTTCGGTTATGTGAACTTCATTCGAGTTTcaactttgaaacttttaccaTGGCATGCATGAAGGATATCAAg CATGGAGGTAATACTAACTTTGCTAACTGGATGGTTGAGATTATCAAAGATTACTGCTATGCTGAGCTTTCACGCAATGAAACTATCATGTCAATGACAGCAGAAAATGGAGGGAGATTATATGATGAACtgttaaatgaattttgtcctATTGGATGTAGAAATCAGCAAAACTGTGTGAATG GGAAATGCAAAATGTGCGATTCGAATGATAATATTGGACATGATTGCTTAGCGAAGAAATCGGAGGGCCCGAAAGATATTCTTATTCCAGACAGAGGCGCATGTAATATCAGGCAAAGAACTTGTTTGGAAACAGACATATATGGAGAGTTTAAGTCAACAACATTGTACTGCAAGTTAAATAGATTTAAA ATAACTGAAAATGGCATTGTGCAGAACATCACGTCTATCATTTTGCCGGGGAAATACAACAATGTACATAGTATTTCTTGTCAAATTCCTTCGCAACGGAGAAAAAGATCGACAACAGAACTCGCAGAGGGGTATATAATATCAATCTCCTATGATGGAGAACATTTTGGGGACAGTGTTTCCTTTTTGATTTACGATGAAAACTGTGTAACCTGTGAGGTATCAACATTAACTTGCAATGTCGTG AATCAATACGAAGAATGTATGCCGACTTCCAGTACAGAGAATCCTTTTATTACAAGGACCACCAATAGAGTTCCAG gaaagaaagaaaagataggAATTCTAAATATTATTTCCATAGGAACTGCTGCTTTGTGTGTTTGTCTGTTAGTCATCGTTGCATTTTGGATATTGCATAATAAGAAGAAGCAAAAAAG caaCAGAAAAATATCATATCTTGACAAAACTGCAGAGAATGGCATCTGGAATAGCGAAAATATGTTTTATCGTTTTTTTGACGATAAAAGATATGTTGAATCGGAAAGTCCACCGCCTTACTCAAGCCGTAGAGCTTCACTTAGCAGTCAGAACAGTGCGTATCTAGTTGGTTCACTTGCAGAAAAGAAAACACCAGTCGGTCTTTTTGTTATAAAGTAA
- the LOC134716188 gene encoding uncharacterized protein LOC134716188 isoform X1, whose amino-acid sequence MRIPFYHICIIFFGKTFANSEADPCENYDVITDDTRAVNLQLDLATTNPFSDDRLKTKWYRITNTVGEHMPTEPPGVFMCNTWYPIWLNGTIPTTNMTVVTEKVCMQTFYGICDRTWDISIMKCPGDFLVYELVVSPIIDSGYCFGFADVCPEGQSSENGMSPGCSDNFPNFVLRPTVVSDLAEGRRIRGASTLEPVFKCTFAEMTESLFFDIHWYINNNSVVAYKNIAKESWLNTHLRPHDWITTYSMNMLVKCSVRARLGQSAIPSPPIESEEIIAGVIPDLDLNSFVKVTEGEEVNINLRSTVPVGCISKSLQSQCDHTMYISQISSNSNSNRCINNVENGDLAFEREFCGITIPSIGWNNTLNLKVTGYVDNLYNEHKTRTAKIHFTSLRNNMDLSGAWNRINIPDIKVQITDADHKLTGKACLAFTLSNFVTIDGNEYSFQGAGEYVLYRHKSLPYSIHILKSAFTPSSTGICGIAVRSFNSLFVLRTCYTIGQYYTNENAWTIPLVQYKRCNENDMIYRETGSGYKINLPSGTEITFQYEKYWIKNILVKPSVLDDGKIDGLCGNIASEETVLPSWRVSDASQQLFIERPQIDSFMRPTQPYCTCNKEAGPTDDISKFNDIHCNLSEPIRVESCRQENQLDESIIDECTLSRNRRSVFANRKKRTLTDDKKEVIPLSYDTSFDPNYIPEEPLWENWSEIEAKAFCEDFISNMEIVRLCELHSSFNFETFTMACMKDIKHGGNTNFANWMVEIIKDYCYAELSRNETIMSMTAENGGRLYDELLNEFCPIGCRNQQNCVNGKCKMCDSNDNIGHDCLAKKSEGPKDILIPDRGACNIRQRTCLETDIYGEFKSTTLYCKLNRFKITENGIVQNITSIILPGKYNNVHSISCQIPSQRRKRSTTELAEGYIISISYDGEHFGDSVSFLIYDENCVTCEVSTLTCNVVNQYEECMPTSSTENPFITRTTNRVPGKKEKIGILNIISIGTAALCVCLLVIVAFWILHNKKKQKSNRKISYLDKTAENGIWNSENMFYRFFDDKRYVESESPPPYSSRRASLSSQNSAYLVGSLAEKKTPVGLFVIK is encoded by the exons ATGAGGATACCATTTTACCAtatttgtattatctttttCGGAAAAACTTTTGCGAATTCAg aagcaGACCCTTGTGAAAATTATGACGTGATTACTGATGATACAAGAGCTGTAAATTTGCAGTTGGATCTTGCAACGACAAACCCGTTCTCAGATGACCgactgaaaacaaaatggtataGGATTACCAATACAGTTGGCGAACATATGCCAACTGAACCACCAGGGGTCTTCATGTGCAACACATGGTATCCGATATGGTTAAATG GAACTATACCAACAACTAACATGACTGTTGTAACAGAAAAAGTATGTATGCAAACATTTTATGGTATTTGTGACAGAACATGGGACATCAGCATCATGAAATGTCCAGGAGATTTTCTGGTATACGAGCTAGTCGTGAGTCCTATCATCGACTCTGGTTATTGTTTTG gCTTTGCCGATGTTTGTCCTGAAGGACAGTCATCTGAGAATGGAATGTCCCCAGGCTGTTCAG ACAACTTCCCAAATTTTGTGCTAAGACCGACAGTAGTAAGTGACCTTGCAGAGGGTAGACGAATACGAGGCGCTTCAACCCTAGAGCCAGtgtttaaatgtacatttgCTGAAATGACGGAGAGTTTGTTCTTCGACATTCATTggtacataaataacaacagcgTAGTGGCATACAAGAACATTGCAAAAGAAAGCTGGTTGAATACTCATCTGAGGCCTCATGACTGGATAACCACATACTCTATGAATATGCTg GTAAAATGTAGTGTGCGGGCAAGGTTAGGACAAAGTGCAATACCAAGTCCTCCTATTGAAAGCGAAGAGATAATTGCAGGTGTAATT CCGGATTTAGATCTAAATTCATTTGTTAAAGTCACTGAGGGGGAGGAGGTAAATATCAACTTAAGATCAACAGTCCCAGTGGGCTGTATCAGTAAAAGTCTCCAGAGTCAATGCGATCATACCATGTACATAAGTCAAATTAGTTCCAATTCCAATTCAAACAGATGTATTAACAACGTTGAAAATGGTGATTTAGCGTTTGAAAGAGAGTTCTGTGGTATTACCATACCTAGTATTGGATGGAATAATACATTAAATCTTAAAGTAACTGGCTATGTGGACAACTTGTACAACGAACATAAAACAAGGACAGCGAAAATCCATTTTACATCTCTAAGGAATAATATGGACCTATCTGGTGCTTGGAATCGCATTAATATTCCAGATATAAAG GTTCAGATTACTGATGCTGACCACAAACTGACTGGAAAAGCTTGTTTAGCCTTTACCCTCTCCAACTTTGTTACGATTGATGGCAACGAGTATTCCTTTCAAGGAGCAGGAGAATATGTTCTTTACCGACACAAGTCTTTACCGTATTCg ATTCATATTCTAAAATCAGCATTTACGCCGAGTTCTACAGGTATCTGTGGAATAGCAGTTAGGAGTTTTAACTCACTTTTTGTACTCAGAACATGTTATACGATCGGTCAATACTACACAAATGAAAATGCTTGGACTATTCCCTTAGTTCAGTATAAACGATGCAATGAAAATGACATGATATATCGAGAAACTGGTTCAGGATATAAG atAAACTTGCCTAGTGGGACAGAAATTACGtttcagtatgaaaaatattgGATTAAAAATATTCTAGTTAAACCTTCAGTTCTAGACGACGGTAAGATTGATGGTCTCTGTGGGAACATCGCCAGTGAAGAAACTGTATTACCTTCATGGAG agTTTCGGATGCCTCGCAACAACTGTTTATTGAAAGGCCTCAGATTGATTCTTTTATGCGTCCTACTCAACCGTATTGCACATGTAATAAGGAAGCAGGTCCTACAGATGACATTTCAAAGTTTAACGACATTCACTGCAATTTGTCGGAACCTATTAGGGTAGAATCATGCCGACAAGAGAATCAACTAGATGAGTCAATTATTGACGAGTGCACACTTTCAAGAAACAGAAGAAGCGTTTTCGCAAATAGGAAGAAACGAACACTAACAGATGATAAAAAAGAGGTCATCCCTTTGTCGTATGACACTTCTTTTGACCCGAATTATATCCCAGAG GAACCTTTATGGGAAAATTGGTCAGAAATCGAGGCAAAAGCATTTTGTGAGGATTTTATAAGCAACATGGAAATAGTTCGGTTATGTGAACTTCATTCGAGTTTcaactttgaaacttttaccaTGGCATGCATGAAGGATATCAAg CATGGAGGTAATACTAACTTTGCTAACTGGATGGTTGAGATTATCAAAGATTACTGCTATGCTGAGCTTTCACGCAATGAAACTATCATGTCAATGACAGCAGAAAATGGAGGGAGATTATATGATGAACtgttaaatgaattttgtcctATTGGATGTAGAAATCAGCAAAACTGTGTGAATG GGAAATGCAAAATGTGCGATTCGAATGATAATATTGGACATGATTGCTTAGCGAAGAAATCGGAGGGCCCGAAAGATATTCTTATTCCAGACAGAGGCGCATGTAATATCAGGCAAAGAACTTGTTTGGAAACAGACATATATGGAGAGTTTAAGTCAACAACATTGTACTGCAAGTTAAATAGATTTAAA ATAACTGAAAATGGCATTGTGCAGAACATCACGTCTATCATTTTGCCGGGGAAATACAACAATGTACATAGTATTTCTTGTCAAATTCCTTCGCAACGGAGAAAAAGATCGACAACAGAACTCGCAGAGGGGTATATAATATCAATCTCCTATGATGGAGAACATTTTGGGGACAGTGTTTCCTTTTTGATTTACGATGAAAACTGTGTAACCTGTGAGGTATCAACATTAACTTGCAATGTCGTG AATCAATACGAAGAATGTATGCCGACTTCCAGTACAGAGAATCCTTTTATTACAAGGACCACCAATAGAGTTCCAG gaaagaaagaaaagataggAATTCTAAATATTATTTCCATAGGAACTGCTGCTTTGTGTGTTTGTCTGTTAGTCATCGTTGCATTTTGGATATTGCATAATAAGAAGAAGCAAAAAAG caaCAGAAAAATATCATATCTTGACAAAACTGCAGAGAATGGCATCTGGAATAGCGAAAATATGTTTTATCGTTTTTTTGACGATAAAAGATATGTTGAATCGGAAAGTCCACCGCCTTACTCAAGCCGTAGAGCTTCACTTAGCAGTCAGAACAGTGCGTATCTAGTTGGTTCACTTGCAGAAAAGAAAACACCAGTCGGTCTTTTTGTTATAAAGTAA